Proteins from one Mycolicibacter virginiensis genomic window:
- a CDS encoding PPOX class F420-dependent oxidoreductase: protein MGALMFRAMDKMRHRDAFDIADPTGTDFTGFDKYRQILLVTFKRSGEAMPSPINHGVDAGKLYVRTDASTGKVKRIRNNPNVVVVPSSLRGKPEGQPVAAIARILPESDHALAERAIAANWSPVMRIFERGLDKGSAAAGLPIAYIEITPASQPR, encoded by the coding sequence ATGGGCGCGTTGATGTTTCGCGCCATGGACAAGATGCGCCACCGCGATGCCTTTGACATCGCCGACCCCACCGGAACGGACTTCACCGGCTTCGACAAGTACCGCCAGATCCTGCTGGTCACGTTCAAACGGTCGGGCGAGGCGATGCCGAGCCCGATCAATCACGGCGTCGATGCCGGAAAGCTCTACGTCCGCACCGACGCGTCCACCGGCAAGGTCAAGCGAATCCGCAACAACCCGAACGTCGTCGTGGTCCCCAGCAGCCTGCGCGGCAAACCCGAAGGACAACCGGTGGCCGCGATCGCCCGGATTCTGCCCGAGTCCGACCATGCGCTCGCCGAACGTGCGATCGCCGCCAACTGGAGTCCGGTGATGCGGATCTTCGAGCGCGGTCTGGACAAGGGCAGTGCGGCAGCGGGCCTCCCGATCGCCTACATCGAGATCACCCCGGCGAGTCAGCCTCGTTGA
- a CDS encoding SMP-30/gluconolactonase/LRE family protein, with translation MSKPRIDPVRWQPPGSRPLPPPDSTPTLTLIDIPGTAPEDVVAAADGSIWTGVEDGRIIAVDSAGGAPRVVTDTGGRPLGLAFTRDHRLLICDSHRGLLRYDPQTQQLETLVSEVGGRPLTFCSNAVESADGTIYFTESTSRFRYEHYKGSVIEARGSGSLMQRSPDGTVSVLATGLHFANGVTLTADESAVVFAESTGRRLSKYWLTGPHRGSITPLVQELPGHPDNISTGPDGRIWVAMVSDRNALSDWLSPRAPVLRRLLWRLLPYRWLPDPKSVVWVVGFDADDGRVLAQYRTEHPDFGLATGVVEADGRLWMGRIAGPGLAYFRL, from the coding sequence GTGTCCAAGCCGCGCATCGACCCCGTCCGCTGGCAGCCACCGGGATCACGGCCGTTGCCCCCGCCGGATTCCACCCCGACACTGACCCTCATCGATATACCCGGTACCGCGCCCGAGGACGTAGTCGCCGCGGCCGACGGCAGCATCTGGACCGGGGTCGAGGACGGCCGCATCATCGCCGTCGACTCGGCAGGCGGCGCACCACGGGTGGTGACCGACACCGGCGGGCGCCCGCTGGGCCTGGCCTTCACCCGCGATCACCGACTGCTGATCTGTGACAGCCACCGCGGCCTGCTGCGTTATGACCCGCAGACCCAGCAGCTGGAGACCCTGGTCAGCGAGGTGGGTGGCCGGCCGCTGACGTTCTGCTCCAATGCCGTCGAATCAGCCGATGGCACAATCTATTTCACCGAGTCCACCAGCCGGTTCCGCTACGAGCATTACAAGGGCTCGGTGATCGAGGCACGCGGCAGCGGGTCACTAATGCAGCGGAGTCCCGACGGCACGGTGAGCGTGCTGGCGACGGGGTTGCACTTCGCCAACGGTGTGACGCTGACTGCCGACGAATCGGCCGTGGTGTTCGCCGAGAGCACCGGCCGGCGACTGTCCAAGTACTGGCTGACCGGCCCGCACCGCGGTTCGATCACGCCGCTGGTGCAGGAGCTGCCCGGTCATCCCGACAACATCTCGACCGGGCCCGACGGACGGATCTGGGTCGCGATGGTCTCCGATCGCAACGCCCTGTCGGACTGGCTGAGCCCTCGTGCGCCGGTCCTGCGTCGGCTGTTGTGGCGACTGCTGCCCTATCGCTGGCTGCCCGACCCGAAGTCAGTGGTGTGGGTGGTCGGCTTCGACGCCGACGACGGGCGGGTGCTGGCCCAGTACCGCACCGAACACCCCGACTTCGGGCTGGCCACCGGAGTGGTGGAGGCCGACGGCCGGCTGTGGATGGGCCGGATCGCCGGGCCGGGCCTGGCGTATTTCCGGCTGTAG
- a CDS encoding sigma-70 family RNA polymerase sigma factor gives MTASVEDFEALRPHLLAVAYRLTGMFADAEDIVQDAWLRFDAAERDHIVDPRAWLTTVVSRLGLDRLRSAARRRESYVGEWLPEPVVTTIDDDADPLSSVVAGEDARFAAMVVLERLTPDQRVAFVLHDGFAVPFGEVAGVLNTTEAAARQLASRARKAVTADPPPRPDPRHEEAVGSLMAAMASGDLAAVVALLHPDVTFTGDANRRAPTAPRVIRGHKKVARFLLGLARRYGPTLITANQLALVNGELGAYTPGAPGADGFPELMPRVTAMTVRDGRVVAIWDIANPDKFTGSPLRPANRSEEERGQ, from the coding sequence ATGACCGCATCGGTGGAGGATTTCGAGGCGCTGCGGCCTCACCTGTTGGCGGTGGCCTACCGGCTCACCGGCATGTTCGCCGATGCCGAGGACATCGTGCAGGACGCCTGGCTGCGGTTCGACGCCGCCGAACGTGACCACATCGTCGACCCGCGGGCGTGGCTGACCACGGTGGTGAGTCGCCTCGGCCTGGACCGGCTGCGTTCGGCGGCGCGGCGTCGTGAGTCCTATGTCGGCGAGTGGCTGCCCGAACCGGTGGTGACCACCATCGACGACGACGCCGATCCGTTGTCGTCGGTGGTGGCCGGTGAAGACGCCCGGTTCGCCGCCATGGTGGTGCTGGAGCGGCTGACTCCCGATCAGCGAGTGGCGTTTGTGCTGCACGACGGGTTCGCGGTGCCGTTCGGCGAGGTGGCCGGGGTGCTCAACACCACCGAAGCCGCAGCCCGCCAGCTGGCATCGCGTGCCCGCAAGGCCGTCACCGCTGATCCGCCGCCGCGGCCCGATCCGCGCCACGAGGAGGCGGTCGGCTCACTGATGGCCGCGATGGCGTCCGGCGATCTGGCGGCCGTGGTGGCGCTGCTGCACCCTGACGTGACGTTCACCGGCGACGCGAACCGCCGGGCGCCGACCGCCCCGCGGGTCATTCGCGGGCATAAGAAGGTGGCGCGGTTCCTGCTCGGCCTGGCCCGCCGCTACGGCCCGACCCTGATCACCGCGAACCAGCTGGCCCTGGTCAACGGCGAACTCGGCGCCTACACCCCAGGGGCGCCCGGCGCGGACGGGTTCCCCGAGCTGATGCCGCGCGTCACCGCGATGACGGTGCGCGACGGGCGAGTAGTGGCGATCTGGGATATCGCCAACCCGGACAAGTTCACCGGATCCCCGCTGCGCCCCGCCAACCGATCGGAGGAAGAACGTGGCCAATAG
- a CDS encoding D-alanyl-D-alanine carboxypeptidase family protein encodes MTSLRSVSALVAAGFLATAPLVAPAAGADPTPGLNAGTVGCPYQVNTPPAVDASEVPQAGAPPLPLPVPATPVGGEALSGCGIVAAPDTPPVPSEVSAESWLVADLDSGAVIAARDPHGRHRPASVIKVLTAMAALNELDPNMVVLGTQEDANAEGTRVGVGPGGRFTVDQLLHGLLMGSGNDAAHALAMQLGGWDVALHKINTLAARLGGRDTRAATPSGLDGPGMSTSAYDIGLFYRYAWNNPAFTNIVATRTFDFPGYGDTPGYQLENDNQLLYNYPGALGGKTGYTDDAGQTFVGAATRDGRRLVAVLLRGTRQPIPPWQQAAQLLDYGFSVPAGTRVGTLIEPDPSLVAARGPADAPNPQAMLLPPSDDTVPVRVGVAIFGTIVVFGLIMGARAVNRRPGRGSAW; translated from the coding sequence ATGACTTCTCTGCGCTCGGTGTCAGCCCTGGTGGCGGCGGGTTTTCTCGCCACGGCTCCCCTGGTCGCCCCTGCCGCCGGGGCGGATCCCACCCCCGGCCTGAACGCGGGAACGGTCGGCTGCCCGTATCAGGTCAACACCCCGCCCGCGGTAGACGCCTCCGAAGTGCCCCAAGCCGGCGCGCCCCCGCTGCCACTGCCCGTGCCGGCCACCCCGGTCGGCGGCGAGGCCCTGTCCGGCTGCGGGATCGTGGCCGCACCCGACACCCCGCCAGTGCCCAGCGAGGTCTCCGCCGAATCCTGGCTGGTGGCAGACCTGGACAGCGGCGCGGTAATCGCGGCCCGCGATCCGCACGGCCGGCACCGGCCCGCCAGTGTGATCAAGGTGCTGACCGCGATGGCGGCACTGAACGAGCTGGACCCCAACATGGTGGTTCTCGGCACCCAGGAAGACGCCAACGCCGAAGGCACCCGCGTCGGCGTCGGCCCCGGCGGCCGCTTCACCGTCGACCAATTGCTGCACGGCCTGCTGATGGGATCGGGCAACGACGCCGCGCACGCCCTGGCCATGCAACTCGGCGGCTGGGATGTGGCGCTGCACAAGATCAATACCCTGGCCGCGCGGCTCGGCGGCCGCGACACCCGTGCCGCCACCCCGTCCGGGCTGGACGGGCCCGGCATGAGCACCTCGGCCTACGACATCGGACTGTTCTACCGCTACGCCTGGAACAACCCGGCGTTCACCAACATCGTCGCGACCCGCACCTTCGACTTCCCGGGCTACGGCGACACACCCGGCTACCAGCTGGAGAACGACAACCAGCTGCTCTACAACTACCCAGGCGCGCTGGGCGGCAAGACCGGCTACACCGATGACGCCGGGCAGACGTTCGTCGGGGCCGCGACCCGGGACGGACGCCGGCTGGTGGCAGTACTGCTGCGCGGCACCCGGCAGCCGATCCCGCCCTGGCAGCAGGCCGCGCAGCTGCTCGACTACGGCTTCTCCGTCCCGGCCGGCACCCGAGTCGGGACGCTGATCGAGCCCGACCCGTCGCTGGTGGCGGCCCGAGGCCCGGCCGACGCCCCGAACCCGCAGGCCATGCTGTTGCCGCCGTCCGACGACACGGTGCCGGTACGCGTCGGGGTGGCCATCTTCGGAACGATCGTCGTATTCGGACTCATCATGGGCGCCCGGGCGGTGAACCGCCGCCCCGGAAGGGGCTCGGCATGGTGA
- a CDS encoding NDMA-dependent alcohol dehydrogenase: MKTTAAVLLEPGKPFEIMELDLDGPGPGEVLIRYVAAGLCHSDLHLTDGDLPPRYPIVGGHEGAGIIEDVGPGVTKVAPGDHVVCSFIPSCGKCRYCATGRQSLCDMGATILDGCMPDGTFRFRGAGKEFGAMCMLGTFSERAVISEHSVVKIDDWLPLETAVLVGCGVPTGWGAATYAGNVRPGDIAVIYGVGGIGINAVQGALHSGAKYVIVVDPVEFKRETALKFGASHAFSSASEAAEKVHELSWGQGADQAIVTVGTVEEEVISAAFDVVGKGGTVIVVGLASPEKLTVHVSGMMLTLMEKTIKGSLFGSANPQYDIVRLLRLYDAGQLNLDELVTARYRLEDVNQGYQDLRDGKNIRGIVLHSGA; this comes from the coding sequence GTGAAAACCACTGCGGCGGTATTGCTGGAGCCGGGCAAGCCGTTCGAGATCATGGAACTCGATCTCGACGGCCCCGGCCCCGGGGAGGTATTGATCCGGTATGTCGCTGCTGGACTGTGCCATTCGGATCTGCACCTGACCGACGGTGATCTGCCACCGCGGTATCCGATCGTCGGCGGACATGAGGGCGCGGGGATCATCGAGGATGTCGGTCCCGGGGTGACGAAGGTAGCCCCCGGTGATCACGTGGTGTGCTCGTTCATCCCCAGCTGCGGGAAATGCCGCTACTGTGCCACTGGCCGCCAAAGCCTGTGCGACATGGGCGCTACCATCCTGGACGGCTGCATGCCGGACGGAACGTTCCGATTCCGGGGCGCCGGCAAGGAATTCGGCGCCATGTGCATGCTGGGCACGTTCTCCGAGCGTGCCGTGATCTCTGAACATTCGGTGGTCAAGATCGATGACTGGCTGCCGCTGGAGACCGCGGTGCTGGTCGGCTGCGGGGTCCCCACCGGCTGGGGTGCGGCCACCTACGCCGGCAACGTCCGGCCCGGGGACATCGCGGTCATCTATGGGGTCGGCGGTATCGGCATCAACGCCGTGCAGGGCGCACTGCACTCGGGCGCCAAGTATGTGATCGTGGTCGACCCGGTGGAGTTCAAGCGGGAGACTGCGCTGAAATTCGGTGCCAGCCATGCATTCTCATCGGCGAGCGAGGCCGCCGAGAAGGTCCACGAACTGTCCTGGGGGCAGGGTGCGGACCAGGCGATCGTTACTGTCGGCACCGTCGAGGAGGAAGTGATCTCGGCGGCGTTCGACGTCGTGGGCAAGGGTGGGACCGTGATCGTGGTCGGGCTTGCCAGCCCGGAGAAGCTGACGGTCCACGTCTCGGGCATGATGCTGACGCTGATGGAGAAGACCATCAAGGGATCACTGTTCGGCTCGGCCAACCCGCAGTACGACATCGTGCGGCTGCTGCGGCTCTATGACGCCGGACAACTCAACCTGGACGAGTTGGTGACTGCTCGCTACCGGCTCGAGGACGTGAACCAGGGGTATCAGGATCTGCGGGACGGCAAGAACATTCGCGGAATCGTGCTGCACTCCGGAGCGTGA
- a CDS encoding flavin-containing monooxygenase, whose product MTITAPSQTQTTDFDVLIVGAGISGIGAAYHLKARRPGTSFAVLDGRDSIGGTWDLFRYPGIRSDSDMATFGFGFAPWTHRKAIADGPIIMDYLRQVVADNELTEHIRFGYRVLTADFSRELGRWSVTAEHTGSRATARFTARFLFLGTGYYDYDAGFTPEFAGVEEFGGQVIHPQHWPQDLDYTGKRVVVIGSGATAVTLIPAMAPKAGHITMLQRSPSYVFSTPAEDPIANILNKVLGPQRANPIIRRKNIVLNRGIFKACKRAPELMRRLLIANVRRQLPKNFDVDTHFTPRYDPWDQRLCMVPDGDLFKAISSGQASVVTDVIEKFTPTGIRLASGRELAADLVVTATGLTMSAFGKIALRIDGAPVNPADTTVYKSMMLSGVPNLVFAFGYTNISWTLKVDLVCEHFCRLLDYMDAHGHQRVEPVLDDPGMPRVPLLDLGSGYVQRGVAQFPRAGTTGPWTADMAYEKDVERLRAGPVEDSALRFSADRPAVRASVAR is encoded by the coding sequence GTGACAATCACGGCCCCCAGCCAGACGCAGACCACGGACTTCGATGTCCTCATCGTCGGCGCCGGCATCTCCGGGATCGGCGCGGCCTATCACCTCAAGGCCCGCCGGCCGGGTACGTCGTTCGCAGTCCTCGATGGCCGGGACTCCATCGGTGGCACGTGGGATCTGTTCCGGTATCCCGGGATTCGTTCCGACTCCGACATGGCCACCTTCGGCTTCGGTTTCGCGCCCTGGACGCACCGCAAGGCGATCGCCGACGGGCCGATCATCATGGACTACCTGCGTCAGGTGGTCGCCGACAACGAGCTGACCGAACACATCCGGTTCGGCTACCGGGTGCTGACCGCGGACTTCTCCCGGGAACTCGGCCGCTGGAGCGTCACCGCCGAGCACACCGGCAGCCGCGCCACGGCGCGGTTCACCGCACGATTCCTGTTCCTGGGCACCGGCTACTACGACTACGACGCGGGCTTCACGCCGGAGTTCGCCGGGGTCGAGGAGTTCGGCGGCCAGGTCATCCACCCGCAGCACTGGCCACAGGATCTGGACTACACCGGCAAGCGGGTGGTCGTGATCGGCAGTGGCGCAACGGCGGTCACGCTGATCCCCGCGATGGCTCCCAAGGCCGGTCACATCACCATGCTGCAGCGCTCGCCGAGCTACGTGTTCTCGACCCCGGCCGAGGACCCCATTGCCAACATCTTGAACAAGGTGCTGGGCCCGCAGCGCGCCAACCCGATCATCCGCCGCAAGAACATCGTGCTCAACCGCGGAATCTTCAAGGCCTGCAAGCGCGCGCCGGAGCTGATGCGCCGGCTGCTCATCGCCAATGTGCGTCGCCAACTGCCGAAGAACTTCGACGTCGACACCCACTTCACCCCGCGCTACGACCCGTGGGACCAGCGGCTGTGCATGGTGCCCGACGGTGACCTGTTCAAGGCGATCTCATCCGGGCAGGCCAGCGTGGTCACCGATGTGATCGAGAAGTTCACCCCGACCGGCATCCGGCTGGCCTCGGGCCGGGAGCTGGCCGCCGACCTCGTCGTGACCGCCACCGGGCTCACCATGTCGGCCTTCGGCAAGATCGCGCTGCGCATCGACGGTGCACCGGTGAATCCCGCGGACACCACGGTCTACAAGTCGATGATGCTGTCCGGGGTGCCGAATCTGGTGTTCGCCTTCGGCTACACCAACATCTCCTGGACCCTCAAAGTCGACTTGGTCTGCGAACACTTCTGCCGGTTGCTCGACTACATGGACGCCCACGGACACCAGCGCGTCGAGCCGGTTCTCGACGATCCGGGCATGCCGCGGGTGCCACTGCTCGATCTGGGGTCGGGCTACGTGCAGCGCGGCGTCGCACAGTTCCCGCGCGCCGGCACAACCGGGCCGTGGACGGCCGACATGGCCTACGAAAAAGACGTCGAACGGCTACGTGCGGGGCCGGTTGAAGACAGTGCGCTGCGCTTCAGCGCCGACAGGCCTGCCGTGCGGGCATCGGTAGCGAGGTAG
- a CDS encoding DUF4345 domain-containing protein has protein sequence MVIKSLRAFGWLTGLLLIALGISRMAFSLDSIPDGQAVNATVDSEARAAGALLIGFGVGYLEAFRRSPIPAGAVRLLAATMALLGVSRLMSMADVGMPHPAFTAACAVEFVAAGLTYWYATLAEHPLRR, from the coding sequence ATGGTGATCAAGTCCCTGCGCGCCTTCGGCTGGCTCACCGGGCTGCTGCTGATCGCGCTGGGGATCAGCCGGATGGCGTTCTCGCTGGACTCCATTCCGGACGGCCAGGCCGTCAACGCGACGGTGGACAGTGAGGCCCGCGCAGCCGGCGCCCTGCTGATCGGCTTCGGAGTCGGCTACCTCGAAGCCTTTCGACGCTCCCCGATCCCGGCCGGAGCCGTACGCCTGCTGGCCGCCACCATGGCGTTGCTCGGAGTCTCCCGGCTGATGTCCATGGCCGACGTCGGCATGCCGCATCCGGCCTTCACCGCGGCGTGCGCCGTCGAATTCGTCGCGGCCGGGCTGACCTATTGGTACGCGACCCTGGCCGAGCACCCCTTACGGCGTTGA
- a CDS encoding 3-oxo-5-alpha-steroid 4-dehydrogenase — MHWYTGNTVYDTVLTAAFAFAAFVIVGGFFGQSSYGRFSTTKLGLNLNPKFGWWLMEIPATVVFLVAYLSGPARFEPTSLVLAGIWALHYANRGWFFPLAIRQVPGKRSTFNISVVVMGMLVTSMHGYLNGALFSHDYFHTYGTGWLTDPRFLVGLAVYLCGFALLVNSESIVRNLRDKNNPGGAEYRIPFGGGFRFVTSPAYLGEMMAWAGFAILTWALPGVAILLITAGNLIPRALGTHKWYQEKFVDYPTDRKALVPFLI; from the coding sequence ATGCACTGGTACACCGGCAACACCGTCTACGACACCGTCCTGACCGCAGCGTTCGCCTTCGCGGCGTTCGTGATCGTCGGCGGCTTCTTCGGCCAGAGCTCCTACGGCCGGTTCTCGACGACCAAGCTCGGCTTGAACCTGAACCCCAAGTTCGGCTGGTGGCTGATGGAGATCCCGGCGACCGTGGTGTTCCTGGTCGCCTACCTCAGCGGGCCGGCCCGCTTCGAGCCGACGTCGCTGGTGCTGGCCGGGATCTGGGCGCTGCACTACGCCAACCGCGGCTGGTTCTTCCCGCTGGCGATCCGCCAGGTGCCCGGCAAGCGCAGCACCTTCAACATCTCGGTGGTGGTGATGGGCATGCTCGTCACCTCCATGCACGGCTACCTCAACGGTGCGCTGTTCAGCCACGACTACTTTCACACCTACGGCACCGGCTGGCTGACCGACCCGCGGTTCCTGGTGGGCCTGGCGGTCTACCTGTGCGGGTTCGCGCTGCTGGTCAACTCCGAGTCGATCGTGCGCAACCTGCGCGACAAGAACAACCCCGGCGGCGCGGAGTACCGGATTCCGTTCGGCGGCGGCTTCCGCTTCGTCACCAGCCCGGCCTACCTGGGCGAGATGATGGCGTGGGCCGGTTTCGCGATCTTGACCTGGGCGCTGCCCGGCGTCGCCATCCTGCTGATCACCGCCGGCAACCTGATCCCCCGGGCGCTGGGCACCCACAAGTGGTACCAGGAGAAGTTCGTCGACTACCCGACCGACCGCAAGGCGCTGGTCCCCTTCCTGATCTGA
- a CDS encoding succinate dehydrogenase iron-sulfur subunit has protein sequence MSSSADSGCCSSEGGCCSPGSSSAAPAALVDSAPAGDPPLPPVPEGAQMVTLKIARYNPENPDAYAATGGWQSFRVPALPTDRLLNLLIYVKSYLDGTLTFRRSCAHGVCGSDGVRVNGNNKLACKLLMRDILPKKPGKELTLTIEPLRGLPVEKDLVVNMEPFMDAYKAVKPYLITSGNHPTREHIQSQTDRARYDDTTKCILCAICTTSCPVYWSEGAYFGPAAIVNAHRFIFDSRDEAAAERLDILNEVDGVWRCRTTFNCTDACPRGIEITKAIQEVKRALMFAR, from the coding sequence ATGTCCTCCTCAGCTGACTCCGGTTGCTGCTCGTCCGAGGGCGGTTGCTGCTCCCCCGGGTCGTCGAGCGCTGCACCGGCGGCGTTGGTCGACTCTGCGCCCGCCGGTGACCCGCCGCTGCCCCCGGTTCCCGAGGGCGCGCAGATGGTCACGCTCAAGATCGCCCGCTACAACCCGGAGAACCCGGACGCCTACGCCGCCACCGGCGGCTGGCAGAGCTTCCGGGTTCCGGCACTGCCGACTGACCGGTTGCTCAATCTGCTGATCTACGTGAAGAGCTACCTGGACGGCACGCTGACCTTCCGCCGGTCCTGCGCGCACGGCGTGTGTGGTTCCGACGGGGTGCGGGTCAACGGCAACAACAAGCTGGCCTGCAAGCTGCTGATGCGCGACATCCTGCCCAAGAAGCCGGGCAAGGAACTGACGCTGACCATCGAACCGCTGCGCGGGCTGCCGGTGGAAAAAGACCTCGTGGTCAACATGGAACCGTTCATGGATGCCTACAAGGCGGTCAAGCCGTACCTGATCACCTCGGGCAACCACCCCACCCGCGAGCACATCCAGAGCCAGACCGACCGTGCGCGCTACGACGACACCACCAAGTGCATCCTGTGCGCCATCTGCACCACGAGTTGCCCGGTGTACTGGAGCGAGGGTGCCTACTTCGGGCCGGCCGCGATCGTCAACGCGCACCGGTTCATCTTCGACAGCCGCGATGAGGCCGCCGCCGAGCGCCTGGACATCCTCAACGAGGTCGACGGGGTGTGGCGCTGCCGCACCACGTTCAACTGCACGGATGCCTGCCCTCGCGGCATCGAGATCACCAAGGCGATCCAGGAGGTCAAGCGGGCGCTGATGTTCGCTCGCTGA
- a CDS encoding PucR family transcriptional regulator, translating into MDVLPPPSDVVALMGDVAELMLTEIDELVAEMDAAEIELSPFLGADAALTAEMSASNRANLARVMTMFARRDDRPVPFNVPPEALDVARTIARRGIGLDVLFQSYRRGQNVGWQRYMAHAARMVPPGPLLLQLLEVSSQRMFEYVDHVVSQVIAEAQREREEVLGGALARRAETIRLILDDAPIDSRRASEQLGYELGRHHTALVLWAPPLGEIQGALESAAGVLAQAAGARRPLTLPAGTSTLWAWLGSEAAPALDALREATNRIHPTIRVAVGPARRGIGGFRRTHTAALAVQRVLAAHPAGARIGLYDELEVTELATQNLDRAAEFVATTLGPLAADNSSAERLRETLRVFLDEAENAPRAAARLHAHRNTVLQRVARATELLGHPPSARRLAVELALELAHQIGPRVLTRA; encoded by the coding sequence ATGGATGTCCTGCCGCCGCCCTCCGACGTCGTCGCGCTGATGGGCGACGTGGCCGAACTGATGCTGACCGAGATCGATGAGCTGGTCGCGGAGATGGACGCGGCCGAGATCGAGCTGAGCCCGTTTCTGGGTGCCGATGCGGCGCTGACCGCGGAGATGTCGGCGAGTAACCGCGCCAACCTGGCCCGGGTGATGACCATGTTCGCCCGCCGCGACGACCGGCCGGTCCCCTTCAACGTCCCACCCGAGGCCCTGGACGTCGCCCGGACCATCGCGCGGCGCGGGATCGGCCTCGACGTGCTATTCCAGTCCTACCGCCGCGGACAGAATGTCGGCTGGCAACGCTACATGGCGCATGCGGCCCGGATGGTCCCGCCGGGCCCGCTGCTGTTGCAGCTGCTGGAGGTCTCCTCACAACGCATGTTCGAGTACGTCGATCACGTGGTCAGCCAGGTGATCGCCGAGGCGCAGCGGGAACGCGAGGAGGTGCTCGGCGGTGCGCTGGCACGCCGCGCCGAGACCATCCGGCTGATCCTCGACGACGCCCCGATCGACAGTCGGCGGGCCAGCGAACAGCTGGGCTACGAGTTGGGCCGGCACCACACCGCGCTGGTGCTGTGGGCTCCCCCGCTCGGCGAGATCCAGGGCGCGTTGGAATCGGCCGCCGGGGTGCTGGCGCAGGCCGCCGGTGCGCGGCGCCCCCTGACGCTCCCTGCCGGAACGTCCACGTTGTGGGCGTGGCTGGGCAGTGAGGCCGCCCCGGCCCTGGATGCCCTGCGGGAGGCGACCAATCGCATCCACCCCACTATCCGCGTCGCGGTGGGTCCCGCCCGGCGCGGTATCGGCGGCTTCCGCCGCACCCACACCGCGGCCTTGGCCGTCCAGCGGGTGCTGGCCGCGCACCCGGCCGGGGCCCGGATCGGGCTCTACGATGAGCTGGAGGTCACCGAACTGGCCACCCAGAACCTGGACCGCGCAGCCGAATTCGTGGCCACCACATTGGGGCCGTTGGCTGCCGACAATTCCAGCGCGGAGCGGCTGCGCGAGACCTTGCGGGTGTTCCTCGACGAGGCCGAGAACGCGCCGCGCGCCGCGGCCCGCCTCCATGCTCATCGGAACACGGTGCTGCAGCGAGTGGCGCGCGCCACCGAGCTGCTGGGTCACCCGCCCAGCGCGCGACGGTTGGCGGTCGAGCTCGCGCTCGAACTCGCCCACCAGATCGGCCCCCGGGTTCTCACCCGAGCCTGA